From one Variovorax sp. PBL-H6 genomic stretch:
- a CDS encoding ABC transporter ATP-binding protein, with amino-acid sequence MASVTIQAVKKNFGDVAILHGVDIDIQDGSFTVLVGPSGCGKSTLLRMIAGLEEINGGEIRIGDRRVNDLPPKERDIAMVFQNYALYPHMTVRDNMAFALALAKLGKGAIESKVKRAAEILGLMPLLDRFPRQLSGGQRQRVAMGRAIVRDPQVFLFDEPLSNLDAKLRVAMRGEIKELHQRLKTTAIYVTHDQIEAMTMGDKIVVMRDGRIEQAGSPLDLYDNPANQFVAGFIGSPAMNFLPGTLRRAAGAAHVELKDGTQLEAPLRSGGVDGQPVVYGTRPEHLALADSSGIPARVAVMEPTGMDTFITCRHEGAELSAVFRERHDFAPGTTIHLQPDLQRAHLFDAGTGARLVS; translated from the coding sequence ATGGCCAGTGTCACGATCCAGGCAGTCAAGAAGAACTTCGGCGATGTCGCCATCCTGCATGGGGTCGACATCGACATCCAGGACGGTTCGTTCACCGTGCTGGTGGGTCCGTCGGGCTGCGGCAAGTCGACGCTGCTGCGCATGATCGCGGGCCTGGAGGAAATCAACGGCGGCGAGATCCGCATCGGCGACCGGCGCGTGAACGACCTTCCGCCCAAGGAACGGGACATCGCCATGGTGTTCCAGAACTACGCGCTCTATCCGCACATGACGGTGCGAGACAACATGGCCTTCGCGCTCGCGCTGGCCAAGCTGGGCAAGGGCGCGATCGAGTCCAAGGTCAAGCGCGCCGCCGAGATCCTCGGTCTCATGCCGCTGCTCGACCGCTTTCCGCGGCAGCTCTCGGGCGGCCAGCGGCAGCGCGTGGCCATGGGCCGTGCAATCGTGCGCGACCCGCAGGTGTTCCTGTTCGACGAGCCGCTGTCCAACCTCGATGCCAAGCTGCGCGTGGCAATGCGCGGCGAGATCAAGGAACTGCACCAGCGCTTGAAGACCACCGCGATCTACGTGACGCACGACCAGATCGAGGCCATGACCATGGGTGACAAGATCGTCGTCATGCGCGACGGCCGCATCGAGCAGGCCGGCAGCCCGCTCGACCTCTACGACAACCCGGCCAACCAGTTCGTCGCCGGCTTCATCGGCTCGCCGGCGATGAACTTCCTGCCGGGCACATTGCGGCGCGCGGCCGGCGCCGCGCACGTCGAATTGAAGGACGGCACCCAGCTCGAAGCGCCGCTGCGCTCCGGCGGCGTCGACGGCCAGCCCGTGGTCTACGGCACCCGGCCCGAGCACCTGGCGCTGGCCGATTCGAGCGGCATCCCGGCGCGCGTTGCCGTGATGGAACCGACGGGCATGGACACCTTCATCACGTGCCGCCACGAGGGTGCGGAACTCTCCGCGGTGTTCCGCGAGCGCCATGACTTCGCGCCCGGCACCACGATCCACCTGCAGCCCGATCTGCAGCGCGCGCATCTTTTCGACGCAGGCACCGGCGCACGCCTGGTGTCCTGA
- a CDS encoding M20 family metallopeptidase, which yields MNTLIQALGAAEPTLMGDLEALYKDLHRHPELSMHEVRTSKIVADAMQGFGYDVTPNVGVTGVVCIMKNGAGPVVMLRADMDALPMAENTGLPYASAVTARDEDGIEVGVAHSCGHDMHVTWMIGAARILATNRTAWAGTLMIVFQPGEETAEGASAMVRDWGEGRFPKPDIILGQHVMAGPAGTVNYRPGVTLSAGDSLKIRLFGRGSHGSQPQTSIDPVIMAAAITLRLQTIVSREIAPTDPAVLTIGSLQAGTKENIIPDDATIKLNMRTFDEDTREYMHKAIRRICCAECDASNAERPPEFTTINSYPLTENDLVATQKVAQAFGQQFGVNASLAPSPASASEDFSIFGRSWGIPYVFWFVGGTDPAVYAKARQEKTVNQIPSNHSPKFAPQIHPTLETGLQAMLTAAGAWLCPPTAA from the coding sequence ATGAATACCCTTATCCAAGCTCTAGGCGCCGCCGAGCCGACCTTGATGGGCGACCTCGAAGCACTCTACAAGGACCTCCATCGGCACCCCGAGCTATCGATGCATGAAGTCCGTACCTCGAAGATCGTCGCTGACGCCATGCAGGGCTTCGGCTACGACGTGACGCCCAACGTGGGCGTGACGGGCGTGGTCTGCATCATGAAGAACGGTGCCGGGCCGGTCGTGATGCTGCGCGCCGACATGGACGCTCTGCCGATGGCGGAGAACACAGGGCTGCCCTATGCCAGCGCCGTGACGGCGCGCGACGAGGATGGCATCGAGGTCGGGGTTGCCCACTCGTGCGGCCACGATATGCACGTGACCTGGATGATCGGCGCTGCGCGCATCCTGGCGACGAATCGCACCGCCTGGGCCGGCACGCTGATGATCGTGTTCCAGCCGGGCGAGGAAACGGCCGAAGGCGCCAGTGCCATGGTGCGCGACTGGGGTGAAGGCCGTTTCCCGAAGCCCGACATCATCCTCGGGCAACACGTGATGGCCGGTCCGGCCGGCACGGTGAACTACCGTCCCGGCGTCACGCTGTCGGCTGGAGACAGCCTGAAGATCAGGCTGTTCGGGCGCGGCTCGCACGGCTCACAGCCGCAAACATCGATCGACCCGGTCATCATGGCCGCCGCGATCACGCTTCGCCTGCAGACCATCGTCTCACGGGAGATCGCGCCGACAGATCCGGCGGTGCTGACGATCGGCTCACTGCAAGCCGGCACCAAGGAAAACATCATCCCCGACGACGCCACCATCAAGCTGAACATGCGCACCTTCGATGAGGACACGCGCGAGTACATGCACAAGGCGATCCGCCGCATCTGCTGCGCCGAGTGCGATGCGTCGAATGCCGAGCGCCCGCCCGAGTTCACCACCATCAACAGCTATCCGCTGACTGAAAACGATCTTGTCGCCACGCAGAAGGTGGCACAGGCGTTCGGCCAGCAGTTCGGCGTGAACGCTTCGCTGGCACCGAGTCCGGCGTCGGCCAGCGAAGACTTCAGCATCTTCGGCCGCAGCTGGGGCATCCCCTATGTATTCTGGTTCGTCGGCGGCACCGACCCGGCGGTCTACGCCAAGGCCAGACAGGAAAAGACCGTCAACCAGATTCCCAGCAACCACTCGCCGAAGTTCGCGCCCCAGATCCATCCGACGCTCGAGACCGGCTTGCAGGCCATGCTGACTGCCGCCGGCGCGTGGCTGTGTCCCCCCACCGCGGCCTGA
- a CDS encoding IlvD/Edd family dehydratase, whose amino-acid sequence MKTSKDEKSKTLALRSQAWFDNPANADMTALYIERTMNFGLGFDELQSGRPIIGIAQTGSDIAPCNRHHLVLAQRVREGIRDGGGIAFEFPIHPIQETCKRPTAGLDRNLQYLSLVEVLYGYPLDGVVLTTGCDKTTPAQIMAAATVDIPAIALNAGPMLNGWYQGQRTGSGTIVWRAREMMAAGEIGYQEFLKLVASSAPSTGHCNTMGTASTMNSLAEALGMTLPGSAAIPAPYRDRQEMAYMTGKRIVEMVRENLKPSDILTRAAFENAIVVNSALGGSTNAPIHLNAIARHIGVELTTADWETHGYEIPLLVNMQPAGEYLAEEYYRAGGVPAVVAELIAEGKIQPALTANGKTLTENCEGKFTSDRNVIFPYAQPMKRNAGFLNLKGNLFDSAIMKTSVITPDFHERYLENPKDPMAFEGTVIVFDGPEDYHRRIDDANMKLDAHSILCMRGVGPVGYPGAAEVVNMRAPDYLLKQGISALPCIGDGRQSGTSGSPSILNASPEAATGGGLALLETGDRVRIDLKKRTADMLVPDEELARRRARLEAAGGYRYPPSQTPWQEIQRAVVDELSAGMVLKPAVKYQKIHATFGIPRDNH is encoded by the coding sequence ATGAAGACGAGCAAAGACGAGAAGAGCAAGACCTTGGCGCTGCGCTCGCAGGCCTGGTTCGACAACCCCGCCAACGCCGACATGACGGCGCTCTACATCGAGAGAACGATGAACTTCGGGCTGGGCTTCGACGAGCTGCAGTCGGGGCGGCCGATCATCGGCATCGCGCAGACCGGGTCGGACATCGCGCCGTGCAACCGCCATCACCTGGTGCTGGCCCAACGCGTACGGGAAGGCATCCGCGACGGCGGCGGCATCGCGTTCGAGTTCCCGATCCATCCGATCCAGGAAACCTGCAAGCGCCCGACGGCGGGGCTCGACCGCAACCTGCAGTACCTCTCGCTGGTCGAGGTCCTCTACGGCTATCCGCTCGACGGCGTGGTGCTGACGACCGGCTGCGACAAGACAACCCCGGCTCAGATCATGGCCGCAGCCACCGTGGACATTCCTGCGATTGCGCTCAACGCAGGGCCGATGCTCAACGGCTGGTACCAGGGCCAGCGCACCGGTTCGGGCACCATCGTGTGGAGAGCGCGAGAAATGATGGCCGCCGGCGAGATCGGCTACCAGGAATTCCTGAAGCTCGTGGCCTCCTCGGCCCCATCGACCGGGCACTGCAACACCATGGGCACGGCATCAACCATGAACTCGCTGGCCGAAGCCCTGGGCATGACGTTGCCGGGCAGCGCCGCCATCCCCGCGCCCTACCGGGACCGCCAGGAGATGGCTTACATGACGGGAAAGCGCATCGTCGAGATGGTGCGGGAGAACCTCAAGCCTTCCGACATTCTCACGCGCGCGGCATTCGAGAACGCGATCGTCGTCAATTCGGCACTCGGCGGGTCCACCAATGCGCCGATTCACCTGAATGCCATCGCGCGCCACATCGGGGTCGAACTGACAACGGCCGACTGGGAGACGCACGGCTACGAGATCCCGCTGCTGGTGAACATGCAGCCTGCCGGCGAGTACCTCGCCGAGGAGTACTACCGGGCCGGCGGCGTACCGGCGGTGGTGGCAGAGCTGATTGCCGAGGGCAAGATCCAGCCGGCGCTGACGGCCAACGGCAAGACACTCACCGAGAACTGCGAAGGCAAGTTCACCAGCGACCGCAACGTGATCTTTCCGTACGCCCAGCCGATGAAGAGGAACGCCGGCTTCCTCAATCTCAAGGGCAACCTGTTCGACTCCGCGATCATGAAAACCAGCGTGATCACGCCGGATTTCCATGAGCGCTACCTCGAGAACCCGAAGGACCCGATGGCCTTCGAAGGCACCGTCATCGTCTTCGACGGGCCGGAGGACTACCACCGCCGCATCGACGACGCGAACATGAAGCTCGATGCGCACAGCATCCTCTGCATGCGCGGCGTCGGACCAGTCGGCTACCCCGGTGCCGCCGAGGTGGTCAACATGCGTGCGCCCGACTACCTGCTGAAGCAAGGCATCTCGGCGCTGCCCTGCATCGGTGACGGCCGGCAGTCCGGCACCTCGGGTTCGCCGTCCATCCTCAACGCCTCGCCGGAGGCGGCGACGGGCGGTGGCCTGGCGCTTCTCGAAACCGGCGATCGAGTCCGCATCGATCTGAAGAAGCGCACCGCCGACATGCTCGTCCCCGACGAGGAGCTTGCCAGGCGCAGGGCCAGGCTCGAGGCGGCAGGCGGCTACCGCTATCCCCCGAGCCAGACGCCGTGGCAGGAGATCCAGCGCGCCGTCGTCGACGAGCTCTCCGCGGGCATGGTGCTCAAGCCGGCGGTCAAGTACCAGAAGATTCATGCGACCTTCGGCATTCCGCGGGACAACCACTAG
- the denD gene encoding D-erythronate dehydrogenase: MKLMITGGSGFVGSRLARALLARGSLAGERIDRLVLTDIAPPAAELLADARVEARTGALLSQTEALRDEPFDGVFHLASAVSGECEADFDLGLRSNLDSTRALLDALRAHVGAGGKVPRLVFSSSVAVFGPDPAVPMPKVVADATLPAPQTSYGTHKLICEHLVADYTRKGYIDGRAARLMTVTVRPGRPNGAASSFFSGIIREPLAGVESICPVSPDVSHPVSSPARTVDGLIAVYEASREAFGGRTALNLPALNVRVSEMLDALEQVAGSAVRARVRFERDDRIAGIVANWPAGASAQRAAQLGLLPHDNFADIVRQYIDDCRARPDADQTLKGMR, from the coding sequence ATGAAACTGATGATCACCGGCGGCAGCGGATTCGTAGGCTCGCGGCTGGCCCGAGCGCTTCTTGCGCGCGGTAGCCTGGCAGGCGAGCGCATCGACAGGCTCGTGCTGACCGACATTGCGCCACCGGCGGCCGAATTGCTCGCGGATGCGCGGGTCGAGGCACGGACCGGCGCACTGCTCTCGCAAACAGAAGCCCTGCGCGACGAGCCCTTTGACGGCGTCTTCCACCTCGCTTCGGCCGTGTCCGGAGAATGCGAGGCCGACTTCGATCTCGGCCTGCGCTCCAACCTCGACAGCACGCGCGCGCTCCTGGACGCATTGCGCGCGCATGTCGGCGCGGGTGGCAAGGTGCCGCGCCTGGTCTTCTCCAGCTCCGTGGCGGTCTTCGGCCCGGACCCGGCCGTGCCGATGCCCAAGGTGGTGGCCGACGCCACGCTGCCCGCGCCCCAGACTTCGTACGGCACGCACAAGCTCATCTGCGAGCACCTGGTCGCGGACTACACGCGCAAGGGCTACATCGACGGCCGGGCCGCACGGCTGATGACCGTGACCGTGCGGCCCGGGCGGCCGAACGGCGCGGCCTCGTCCTTCTTCAGCGGGATCATCCGCGAGCCACTGGCCGGCGTGGAATCGATCTGCCCGGTGTCGCCCGATGTTTCGCACCCGGTGTCGTCGCCGGCGCGCACGGTCGATGGCCTGATCGCCGTCTACGAAGCCAGCCGCGAAGCCTTCGGGGGCCGCACTGCGCTCAACTTGCCGGCGCTCAACGTGCGCGTGAGCGAGATGCTCGATGCGCTCGAGCAGGTCGCCGGATCCGCAGTGCGCGCGCGCGTGCGCTTCGAGCGCGACGATCGCATCGCGGGCATCGTGGCCAACTGGCCCGCAGGCGCTTCGGCGCAGCGAGCCGCGCAACTGGGCCTCCTGCCCCACGACAACTTCGCCGACATCGTGCGGCAGTACATCGACGACTGCCGCGCCAGGCCGGACGCCGACCAGACTCTGAAGGGAATGCGCTGA
- a CDS encoding carbohydrate ABC transporter permease, translating into MLPAAALLLLFLTYPLGLGTWLGFTDTKVGRGGQWIGLENYEYLWGDSVTRLALFNTLLYTVVASVFKFVLGLWLALLLNKNLRLKTFFRAVILLPYIVPTALSAIAFWWIYDSQFSIISWALMKMGLIDRYIDFLGDPWNARWSVIAANVWRGIPFVAITLLAGLQTISPSYYEASAIDGASPWQQFRYVTLPLLTPIIAVVMTFSVLFTFTDFQLIYVITRGGPLNATHLMATLSFQRAISGGALGEGAAIAIAMVPFLLACVLFSYFGLQRRKWQQGGSDK; encoded by the coding sequence ATGCTGCCGGCGGCGGCGCTGCTGCTGCTGTTCCTCACCTATCCGCTCGGCCTGGGCACCTGGCTCGGCTTCACCGACACCAAGGTCGGCCGTGGCGGCCAGTGGATCGGGCTGGAGAACTACGAGTATCTCTGGGGCGATTCGGTCACGCGCCTCGCGCTCTTCAACACGCTGCTCTACACGGTGGTGGCGAGCGTGTTCAAGTTCGTGCTCGGCCTCTGGCTCGCGCTGCTGCTCAACAAGAACCTCCGCCTCAAGACCTTCTTCCGCGCCGTCATCCTGCTGCCCTACATCGTGCCGACCGCGCTCTCGGCCATCGCCTTCTGGTGGATCTACGACTCGCAGTTCTCGATCATCAGCTGGGCGCTCATGAAGATGGGGCTTATCGATCGCTACATCGACTTTCTCGGCGACCCATGGAACGCGCGCTGGTCCGTCATCGCGGCCAACGTGTGGCGCGGCATTCCGTTCGTCGCGATCACGCTGCTGGCCGGCCTGCAGACCATCTCGCCTTCCTACTACGAGGCCTCGGCGATCGACGGCGCGTCGCCGTGGCAGCAGTTCCGGTACGTCACGCTGCCGCTTCTCACCCCGATCATCGCGGTGGTGATGACCTTCTCCGTGCTCTTCACCTTCACCGACTTCCAGCTCATCTACGTGATCACGCGTGGAGGACCGCTGAACGCGACGCATCTGATGGCCACGCTCTCTTTCCAGCGCGCGATCTCGGGCGGCGCGCTGGGCGAAGGCGCAGCCATCGCGATCGCGATGGTGCCCTTCCTGCTGGCCTGCGTGCTGTTCAGCTACTTCGGCCTGCAGCGGCGCAAGTGGCAACAAGGAGGGTCCGACAAATGA
- a CDS encoding FadR/GntR family transcriptional regulator, which produces MRAPHPPQPQQLIVDRLSDRLAQRLCAQIESTALKPGDRLPTEQQLAALHGVSRTVVREAVHQLKSKGMVQSRQGLGVFVVPPPQNQPLAFDPAVLGSVQAVVHVVEVRRVLEGEIAALAAERATRAQIAALRRCLKDIDDAVAAGHDGVAEDLAFHRVIGESTGNPQFRLLLGFLEQYLREGMRITRGNEARRLDFMTAVQREHRAIFDAIAAHDSTAARHLATDHLIRGEQRLVEGGVIDGRRRRAAAKAVRTAAPLKRPQRSAFATKDKA; this is translated from the coding sequence ATGCGGGCGCCTCATCCCCCTCAGCCCCAGCAGTTGATCGTCGATCGCTTGTCGGACCGGTTGGCGCAGCGCCTGTGCGCGCAGATCGAATCGACCGCGCTGAAGCCCGGCGACCGGCTGCCGACCGAGCAGCAGCTCGCGGCCCTGCACGGGGTCTCGCGCACCGTGGTCCGCGAGGCGGTGCACCAGCTCAAGTCCAAGGGCATGGTGCAGTCGCGCCAGGGCCTGGGCGTGTTCGTCGTGCCGCCGCCGCAGAACCAGCCGCTCGCCTTCGACCCGGCCGTGCTGGGGTCGGTGCAGGCGGTGGTGCACGTGGTCGAGGTGCGGCGCGTGCTGGAGGGCGAGATCGCGGCGCTGGCCGCCGAGCGCGCCACGCGTGCGCAGATCGCCGCGCTGCGGCGCTGCCTCAAGGACATCGACGATGCGGTCGCCGCGGGGCACGACGGCGTGGCCGAAGACCTCGCCTTCCACCGCGTGATCGGCGAATCCACCGGCAACCCGCAGTTTCGGCTGCTGCTCGGGTTCCTCGAACAGTATCTGCGAGAAGGCATGCGCATCACGCGCGGCAACGAGGCTCGGCGGCTGGACTTCATGACCGCGGTGCAACGCGAGCATCGCGCCATCTTCGATGCCATCGCCGCGCATGATTCGACCGCTGCGAGACATCTCGCGACCGACCACCTGATTCGCGGAGAGCAGCGGCTCGTCGAGGGCGGCGTCATCGACGGGCGGCGCCGACGCGCCGCCGCAAAGGCCGTGCGCACCGCGGCCCCCCTCAAGCGACCCCAACGATCGGCATTTGCAACGAAGGACAAAGCATGA
- a CDS encoding ABC transporter substrate-binding protein: protein MTEFNRRRFLEGSAGFAAAATLGTGTAVFSGAAHGQSLTFKPEKGATLRVLRWSRFVQGDIDAYMANVKRFTDATGVQVRVDNETWEDVRPKAAVAANTGAGPDIILSTNDDANLYPDKLLDVTDLAEYLGKKYGGWYPAAQAFMRPDGKKWIGLPLGASGSLIVYRESMVKAAGFDTFPKTTDDFLKLYRALKEKGTPGGMALGNATGDSTWTNWLVWAFGGKLVDKSNKVVIDSPETLKALEYAKELYANFIPGTLSWLDPNNNKAFLDSQISVTNNGISIYYAAKNSQDPKIKEMAADINHAVFPIGPVGVPTESHLFFNQMIMKYTKYPQAAKEFLRFMMERPQFDDWLQGGGGYVAQPLADYEKNPIWSVDPKNTPYRDSVKNLRPAGYDGKLGYASAGAAADFIIPNMVAEAASGSKSPKEAAERAQKRAERYYKV from the coding sequence ATGACTGAATTCAATCGCCGCAGGTTTCTGGAAGGCTCCGCCGGCTTTGCCGCGGCGGCCACGCTCGGCACCGGCACCGCTGTCTTCTCCGGCGCTGCACACGGGCAGTCGCTGACCTTCAAGCCCGAGAAGGGGGCCACGCTGCGCGTGCTTCGCTGGAGCCGCTTCGTGCAGGGCGACATCGATGCGTACATGGCCAACGTGAAGAGGTTCACCGATGCAACGGGCGTGCAGGTGCGCGTGGACAACGAGACCTGGGAGGACGTACGGCCCAAGGCGGCCGTGGCGGCCAATACCGGCGCGGGGCCCGACATCATTCTCTCGACCAACGACGACGCCAACCTCTATCCCGACAAGCTGCTCGACGTCACGGACCTGGCGGAGTACCTCGGCAAGAAGTACGGCGGCTGGTACCCGGCCGCGCAGGCCTTCATGCGGCCCGATGGCAAGAAGTGGATCGGCTTGCCGCTCGGCGCATCGGGCTCGTTGATCGTCTATCGCGAGAGCATGGTGAAGGCGGCCGGTTTCGACACCTTCCCGAAGACCACCGACGATTTCCTCAAGCTCTACAGGGCGCTCAAGGAAAAGGGCACGCCGGGCGGCATGGCGCTGGGCAACGCGACCGGCGACAGCACCTGGACCAACTGGCTGGTGTGGGCTTTCGGCGGCAAGCTGGTCGACAAGAGCAACAAGGTGGTGATCGACAGCCCCGAAACCTTGAAGGCACTCGAGTACGCCAAGGAGCTCTACGCCAACTTCATCCCGGGAACGCTCTCGTGGCTGGACCCCAACAACAACAAGGCCTTCCTCGACAGCCAGATCAGCGTGACCAACAACGGCATCTCGATCTATTACGCGGCCAAGAACTCGCAGGACCCGAAGATCAAGGAGATGGCGGCCGACATCAACCATGCGGTCTTCCCGATCGGGCCGGTGGGCGTGCCGACCGAGTCGCACCTGTTCTTCAACCAGATGATCATGAAGTACACCAAGTACCCGCAGGCGGCGAAGGAGTTCCTGCGCTTCATGATGGAGCGCCCGCAGTTCGACGACTGGCTGCAGGGCGGCGGCGGCTATGTCGCCCAGCCCCTGGCCGATTACGAGAAGAACCCGATCTGGTCGGTCGACCCGAAGAACACGCCGTACCGCGACTCCGTGAAGAACCTGCGCCCGGCGGGCTACGACGGCAAGCTGGGCTATGCCTCGGCTGGTGCGGCGGCGGACTTCATCATTCCCAACATGGTGGCCGAGGCGGCCAGCGGTTCGAAGTCGCCGAAGGAAGCGGCCGAGCGGGCGCAAAAGCGTGCCGAACGCTACTACAAGGTCTGA
- a CDS encoding carbohydrate ABC transporter permease, translated as MSATQTDMVGMSYLESLPRKVVTVYVPLVVFLVVLLFPFYWMAITAVKPDAELLTREGNPFWVVAPTLAHFHKLLFQTAYPQWIWNTLLVSVVSTFCSLACSVFAAYAIERLRFNGSRQVGLAIFLAYLVPPSILFIPLANVVFKLGLFDTRLALILTYPTFLIPFCTWLLMGYFRSIPFELEECALIDGASRWQILVKIVLPLAVPGLISAGIFAFTLSWNEFIYALTFVSSSEIKTVPVGVVTELVQGDVYQWGPLMAGALLGSLPVAFIYSFFVEYYVSGLTGSVKE; from the coding sequence ATGAGCGCCACCCAGACCGACATGGTCGGCATGAGCTACCTGGAATCGTTGCCGCGCAAGGTGGTCACCGTCTATGTCCCACTGGTGGTCTTCCTCGTCGTTCTGCTGTTCCCCTTCTATTGGATGGCAATCACGGCGGTGAAACCCGACGCCGAGCTGCTGACGCGAGAAGGCAATCCCTTCTGGGTGGTGGCGCCGACGCTCGCCCATTTCCACAAGCTGCTGTTCCAGACCGCGTACCCGCAGTGGATCTGGAACACGCTGCTGGTCTCCGTGGTGTCGACCTTCTGCTCGCTGGCCTGCTCGGTGTTCGCGGCCTATGCGATCGAGCGGCTGCGCTTCAATGGCTCGCGGCAGGTAGGCCTGGCGATCTTCCTCGCCTACCTGGTTCCACCCTCGATCCTTTTCATTCCGCTGGCCAACGTGGTGTTCAAGCTCGGACTCTTCGACACACGGCTCGCGCTGATCCTGACCTACCCGACGTTCCTGATCCCCTTCTGCACCTGGCTGCTGATGGGCTACTTCCGCTCCATCCCCTTCGAACTGGAGGAGTGCGCCCTGATCGACGGCGCGAGTCGCTGGCAGATCCTCGTGAAGATCGTGCTGCCGCTGGCCGTGCCGGGCCTGATCTCGGCCGGCATCTTCGCCTTCACCTTGTCCTGGAACGAGTTCATCTACGCGCTGACCTTCGTCTCCTCGTCGGAGATCAAGACGGTGCCGGTCGGCGTGGTGACCGAGCTTGTGCAGGGCGACGTCTACCAGTGGGGGCCGCTGATGGCCGGCGCGCTCCTGGGTTCGCTGCCCGTCGCGTTCATCTACTCCTTCTTCGTCGAGTACTACGTGTCGGGATTGACAGGATCGGTCAAGGAATGA
- a CDS encoding trimeric intracellular cation channel family protein encodes MNDHRLFTVLDLAGTFAFAISGAVAARDRGLDWFGVIAIAFAVACGGGVLRDLCIGAVPPAGLTDWRYLAVAMAASVMTIAANPLVVRLAHPVVLFDSVGLGLFAVTGAQKAMIFGHNAEVAVLLGVVTAVGGGVARDVLLNRVPVILQREIYASAALVGAGIEVAGEHLGWLSSGRTWVALAACFALRYLSLRYRWNLPRSSARDSMDD; translated from the coding sequence CTGAACGACCATCGCCTGTTCACCGTCCTGGATCTGGCAGGCACTTTCGCCTTTGCCATCAGTGGTGCAGTCGCTGCCAGGGACCGTGGGCTCGACTGGTTCGGCGTCATCGCCATTGCATTTGCGGTCGCGTGTGGCGGAGGCGTGCTGCGCGACCTGTGCATCGGAGCGGTGCCGCCGGCAGGACTGACCGATTGGCGCTATCTCGCCGTCGCCATGGCAGCATCGGTGATGACGATCGCTGCAAACCCGTTGGTCGTGCGCCTCGCGCATCCCGTAGTCCTGTTCGACTCCGTGGGGCTGGGTCTCTTTGCCGTGACCGGGGCGCAGAAGGCGATGATTTTTGGCCACAACGCCGAGGTCGCGGTGCTGCTGGGCGTGGTCACCGCCGTGGGCGGTGGCGTCGCGCGCGACGTGCTGCTCAACCGGGTTCCGGTGATCCTGCAACGCGAAATCTATGCGTCGGCTGCGCTGGTCGGCGCAGGCATAGAGGTCGCGGGTGAGCACCTGGGATGGCTGTCGAGCGGCCGGACATGGGTCGCCTTGGCCGCCTGCTTCGCGCTGCGTTATCTGTCGCTGCGCTACAGGTGGAACCTGCCGCGTTCCTCCGCACGCGACAGCATGGACGACTGA